The stretch of DNA CAGAGCTAAATGACAAAACCCTTCTTATCACAGGGGGAACAGGTTATTTTGGGCGAAAATTTGTTTCTTTGCTTACACAAAACCCCCACAAAGCAAAAAAAGTTATTATTTACTCACGCAACGAACTTAAACAATATGAAATGGAACAAGAATTCTCTGTACAAGAGTATCCATTTTTGCAATACGTATTAGGCGACGTAAGAGATGTTGAACACTTGATGCAGGTTTGCGAAGGAGTAGATATTATCATCCACGCCGCAGCCCTAAAACAAGTTTCTACAGCAGAACTTAACCCATCAGAATGTATCAAAACCAACATCATAGGTTCACAAAACGTAATTACAGCAGCTATTACAAGAGGAGTTCAAAAAGTAATAGCCATCTCAACAGATAAAGCAGTAGCCCCTATTAGCGTATATGGGGCATCAAAACTATGCGCAGATAAGCTATTTATTGATGTCAATAGAGAACCTAACTTACACAAACCTATTGTAGCCGTAGTCAGATACGGAAACGTGATGGGTTCACATGCTTCGGTTATTCCGCACTTTTTGAGTAAAAAAAAACAAAATAAACCTATTCCTATCACACACTTGGAAGCTACTCGGTTTGCTATCACCGTTCAAGATGCTATGAATTTGGTATTGTTTGCCCTACAAAATGCCCAAGGCGGAGAAATATTCATCCCAAAAATACCTTCATTCAGAGTAATAGATCTAGCCAAAGCCATTTGCCCTGATTGTAAATACGAAGTTATAGGACTACGCCCAGGGGAAAAAATCCACGAAGAGATGCTTACCGCATCGGACGCGCTTTATACAATAGAAACGGAAAAATACTTTATTACACTGCCTTATTACAAGCTCAACCAAAAGCAGGAATACCTCAAAAAATACAACGGCAAACCTTTAACAGAGAATGACGTGTATTGCTCAGAAAGAAATACTCATTGGCTTTCAGTGGAAGACTTAAAGAAGTTAGTGAGTGAAGTCTGTTGATTTATACTGCTATTCAATTATGAGAAGTAGAATAAAAATTATTAGCTGCTCTTTTATTCCTGCTGAACGATAAACCGATACTCTTGAAAGAAAGATGAGTTATTATCTTGTACGCGCAAATAGTACAAACCTGTTGCGAATGAATGTACAGGAACAGCAGAAGCGTTTTGAGATTCAAATAGTTTTTTACCCATGTTGTCAAAAACTTGTACTGTGTAGTTTTGGGTATGTTGTGTACGAATATATACAGTTTGATTAGTTACAGTGGGATAGATTTCAAAAGAGGGATAAACATAAGAAGCATGATAGCTGGTTAAAGAGGCATTAAGTTTGAGTATAAAAGCATCTATTTGGTTAGCAGACAAGTAAAAGGTAGGGATATCAGGGTCAAAGTCGCAAGTTCCTGAGAAGTTGCCTGTTATGTACAAGTTTTCAAATCCGTCCCTATGTATCATGATAGGAAAATCTGAATCTGGGCCTCCTACACTTTTTGCCCATTCAAAGCCACCTGTACTGCTTAATTTTAGAATGAATATGTCCCATGAATCTGCGTCTGA from Bacteroidia bacterium encodes:
- the pseB gene encoding UDP-N-acetylglucosamine 4,6-dehydratase (inverting) yields the protein MLSELNDKTLLITGGTGYFGRKFVSLLTQNPHKAKKVIIYSRNELKQYEMEQEFSVQEYPFLQYVLGDVRDVEHLMQVCEGVDIIIHAAALKQVSTAELNPSECIKTNIIGSQNVITAAITRGVQKVIAISTDKAVAPISVYGASKLCADKLFIDVNREPNLHKPIVAVVRYGNVMGSHASVIPHFLSKKKQNKPIPITHLEATRFAITVQDAMNLVLFALQNAQGGEIFIPKIPSFRVIDLAKAICPDCKYEVIGLRPGEKIHEEMLTASDALYTIETEKYFITLPYYKLNQKQEYLKKYNGKPLTENDVYCSERNTHWLSVEDLKKLVSEVC